From Amycolatopsis sp. YIM 10, the proteins below share one genomic window:
- a CDS encoding DNA cytosine methyltransferase, translating into MNAADPAIPAPGAGTHDDLRFVATEGPVIGSLCTGAGGLDLGVAAVLGGRIAWYSEVDPHAARVLAARLPGVPNLGDLRAVDFATVAPVEVLTAGFPCQDISAAGRRAGIEKGARSGLWTNILDAIRVLRPRIVVVENVAALRWRGGGLDRVLGGLAEAGYDAVWRCVRAADIGAAHRRERVFLCAIPTPGWDADDAHPAGP; encoded by the coding sequence ATGAACGCAGCCGATCCCGCCATCCCCGCACCCGGCGCGGGGACGCACGACGATCTGCGGTTCGTCGCGACCGAGGGCCCGGTGATCGGGTCGCTGTGCACCGGGGCGGGCGGCCTCGACCTCGGCGTCGCCGCCGTGCTCGGCGGCCGGATCGCCTGGTACAGCGAAGTCGACCCGCACGCCGCGCGCGTTCTCGCCGCGCGCTTGCCCGGCGTGCCGAACCTGGGCGATCTGCGCGCGGTCGACTTCGCCACGGTCGCACCGGTCGAGGTGCTCACCGCGGGCTTTCCCTGTCAGGACATTTCCGCGGCCGGTCGGCGCGCGGGTATCGAGAAAGGCGCTCGCAGTGGACTGTGGACCAACATCCTGGACGCCATTCGCGTACTACGACCGCGCATCGTCGTCGTGGAGAACGTCGCCGCCCTCCGATGGCGGGGCGGCGGCCTCGACCGCGTACTCGGCGGGTTGGCCGAAGCGGGGTATGACGCGGTCTGGCGTTGCGTACGTGCCGCCGACATCGGCGCCGCCCACCGCCGCGAACGCGTGTTCCTGTGTGCCATCCCCACCCCGGGATGGGATGCGGATGATGCCCACCCCGCAGGCCCGTGA